In the genome of Populus alba chromosome 11, ASM523922v2, whole genome shotgun sequence, one region contains:
- the LOC118040839 gene encoding NAC domain-containing protein 43, with translation MPDDMVNLSINGQSQVPPGFRFHPTEEELLHYYLRKKVAYERIDLDVIREVDLNKLEPWDIQEKCKIGSTPQNDWYFFSHKDKKYPTGTRTNRATAAGFWKATGRDKIIYSGFKRIGLRKTLVFYKGRAPHGQKSDWIMHEYRLDDSTHETNVSNPIGEAIPEEGWVVCRVFRKKNYQKTLESPKGSSSSLDSKAHHQILGSGNEGVLDQILMYMGRTCKMENETYSNMNISSNSNSNNSSLRFLSNNCISEGLHERFMHLPRLESPTLPSIPIRSPSFDQDRSFISCYHQSYDEMLTENEPSSPNQVGNGIFDMTSSSMTDHDSKSGQLNDWVTLDRLVASQLNGHEVETSKQLSCFSTDPNASFGLSPDDDMQLSHKQHSHGSSSSNIQANSSHVYSNENDLWSLTKSSSPSSSSDPLCHLSV, from the exons ATGCCTGACGATATGGTGAATCTATCAATCAATGGTCAGTCTCAGGTTCCTCCAGGCTTTAGATTTCACCCAACAGAAGAAGAGCTTCTTCACTACTACCTGAGGAAGAAAGTTGCTTATGAGAGGATAGACCTTGATGTAATTCGTGAGGTTGATCTTAATAAGCTTGAGCCATGGGATATCCAAG AGAAGTGCAAAATAGGATCTACACCTCAGAATGACTGGTATTTCTTCAGTCACAAAGACAAGAAATATCCCACAGGGACAAGAACAAATCGTGCTACGGCTGCCGGATTCTGGAAAGCTACTGGCCGTGATAAGATCATCTATAGTGGGTTTAAAAGAATTGGATTGAGAAAGACTCTTGTATTTTACAAAGGAAGAGCTCCACATGGTCAGAAATCCGATTGGATCATGCATGAATATAGGCTTGATGACAGCACCCATGAAACTAAT GTTTCAAATCCTATAGGAGAGGCAATCCCAGAAGAAGGTTGGGTGGTTTGCCGGGTATTTAGAAAGAAGAACTATCAAAAAACCCTAGAGAGTCCCAAAGGCTCATCAAGCTCATTGGATTCAAAGGCTCATCATCAGATTCTTGGTTCAGGGAATGAAGGAGTTCTTGATCAGATACTTATGTACATGGGAAGGACTTGCAAGATGGAGAATGAAACATATAGCAACATGAATATCtccagcaacagcaacagcaacaacagtAGTTTAAGGTTTCTATCGAACAACTGCATCAGTGAAGGACTTCATGAAAGATTCATGCACCTTCCTCGGCTAGAAAGCCCAACACTCCCTTCTATTCCAATCAGAAGTCCATCTTTCGATCAAGATCGAAGTTTCATTTCTTGTTATCATCAATCATACGATGAGATGCTGACAGAGAATGAACCTTCCTCTCCAAACCAAGTTGGCAATGGCATCTTCGACATGACCTCATCCTCAATGACTGACCATGACTCCAAATCCGGGCAACTTAATGATTGGGTAACTCTAGATCGTCTTGTGGCATCACAGCTTAATGGGCATGAAGTAGAGACATCCAAGCAATTATCTTGCTTCAGTACTGACCCAAATGCGAGTTTTGGTCTTTCTCCTGATGATGACATGCAATTATCACACAAACAACATTCTCAtggatcatcatcatcaaacatTCAAGCAAACTCTTCCCATGTTTATAGCAACGAGAATGACCTGTGGAGCCTTACTAAATCATCATCTCCATCTTCATCGTCCGACCCACTATGCCACTTGTCAGTATAA